A genomic segment from Nicotiana sylvestris chromosome 1, ASM39365v2, whole genome shotgun sequence encodes:
- the LOC104235604 gene encoding desiccation protectant protein Lea14 homolog produces the protein MDLIDKAKNFVTEKIANMEKPEATITDVDLKKIGLGGLTFHAKVAVKNPYSVPIPIMEIDYVLKSASRVIASGRIPDPGNIKANDSTMLDVPVQVPHSVLLSLVNDLGGDWDIDYTLELGLIIDLPVIGNFTIPLSYSGEYKLPTLSDLWKGTGKEEEEKKETEKVREI, from the exons atggaTCTGATAGACAAGGCGAAGAATTTTGTGACAGAGAAGATAGCTAACATGGAGAAACCTGAGGCAACCATCACTGAcgtggatctgaagaagatcgGTCTCGGTGGCCTTACCTTTCACGCTAAAGTCGCCGTTAAGAATCCTTACTCTGTTCCTATTCCTATCATGGAGATTGATTACGTTCTCAAAAGCGCCTCCAG AGTAATAGCGTCAGGAAGAATTCCAGACCCAGGGAATATAAAGGCAAATGACTCGACCATGTTAGATGTGCCAGTGCAGGTTCCACACAGTGTGTTATTGAGCTTGGTTAACGACCTTGGTGGAGATTGGGACATTGACTATACACTCGAATTAGGTCTCATCATTGACCTTCCCGTCATTGGAAATTTCACCATTCCTCTCTCTTATAGCGGCGAGTATAAGCTTCCTACCTTGTCCGACTTATGGAAGGGTactgggaaagaagaagaagagaaaaaagaaactGAAAAGGTTAGAGAGATATGA